A genomic segment from Modestobacter roseus encodes:
- a CDS encoding class II 3-deoxy-7-phosphoheptulonate synthase, translated as MSLPEPAELVPDLDRWRGLPAAQQPEWPDRAALDSVLSTLSTVPPIVAPAEVDTLRQQLADVAQGKAFLLQGGDCAETFDLNTEPHLQATTRTLLQMAVVLTYGASVPVVKVGRVAGQYAKPRSSNTDALGLPSYRGDMVNSLNPVLEERIPDPGRLVRAYANSAAAMNMIRAYARGGLADLHAVHDWNKDFVATSPAGVRYEVIAREIDRALAFMKACGIDSDALRGVELYSSHEALILDYERALLRMYEGRPYALSAHFVWVGERTRQMDGAHIEFVSKLANPIGVKIGPTTTPEQATELVERLDPEGVPGRLTLISRMGNGKIRDVLPGIVEKVTASGHQVVWQCDPMHGNTHESPSGYKTRHFDRVVDEVLGFFDVHRGLGTWPGGIHVELTGEDVTECLGGAMEISDDDLNSRYETACDPRLNTGQSLELAFLVTEMLRG; from the coding sequence GTGAGCCTGCCTGAACCCGCGGAACTGGTCCCCGACCTGGACCGGTGGCGGGGTCTGCCCGCCGCCCAGCAGCCCGAGTGGCCCGACCGCGCCGCGCTGGACAGCGTCCTGTCCACCCTCTCGACGGTCCCGCCGATCGTGGCGCCGGCCGAGGTCGACACCCTCCGCCAGCAGCTGGCCGACGTCGCCCAGGGCAAGGCGTTCCTGCTCCAGGGCGGTGACTGCGCCGAGACGTTCGACCTGAACACCGAGCCGCATCTGCAGGCCACCACCCGCACCCTGCTGCAGATGGCGGTGGTGCTCACCTACGGGGCCAGCGTGCCGGTGGTCAAGGTCGGCCGGGTCGCCGGGCAGTACGCCAAGCCGCGCAGCTCCAACACCGACGCGCTCGGCCTGCCCTCCTACCGGGGCGACATGGTCAACTCGCTCAACCCGGTGCTGGAGGAGCGCATCCCCGACCCGGGCAGGCTGGTCCGCGCCTACGCGAACTCCGCGGCGGCGATGAACATGATCCGCGCCTACGCCCGCGGCGGGCTGGCCGACCTGCACGCGGTGCACGACTGGAACAAGGACTTCGTCGCGACGTCGCCGGCCGGGGTCCGCTACGAGGTCATCGCGCGGGAGATCGACCGTGCCCTGGCGTTCATGAAGGCCTGCGGCATCGACTCCGACGCGCTGCGCGGGGTCGAGCTGTACAGCAGCCACGAGGCGCTGATCCTCGACTACGAGCGGGCCCTGCTGCGGATGTACGAGGGCCGCCCCTACGCGCTCTCCGCGCACTTCGTCTGGGTGGGGGAGCGCACCCGCCAGATGGACGGCGCGCACATCGAGTTCGTCTCCAAGCTGGCCAACCCCATCGGGGTCAAGATCGGCCCGACGACGACGCCGGAGCAGGCCACCGAGCTGGTGGAGCGCCTGGACCCCGAGGGCGTCCCCGGGCGGCTCACCCTGATCAGCCGGATGGGCAACGGCAAGATCCGCGACGTCCTCCCGGGCATCGTGGAGAAGGTCACCGCCAGCGGCCACCAGGTCGTGTGGCAGTGCGACCCGATGCACGGCAACACCCACGAGTCGCCCAGCGGCTACAAGACCCGGCACTTCGACCGGGTCGTCGACGAGGTGCTCGGCTTCTTCGACGTGCACCGCGGGCTGGGCACCTGGCCCGGTGGCATCCACGTCGAGCTCACCGGTGAGGACGTCACCGAGTGCCTGGGCGGGGCCATGGAGATCAGCGACGACGACCTCAACAGCCGGTACGAGACGGCCTGCGACCCGCGGCTGAACACCGGCCAGTCGCTGGAGCTGGCGTTCCTCGTCACCGAGATGCTGCGCGGCTGA
- a CDS encoding GntP family permease: MPEVEPVLGTTPLLLIAVAAVAVLLVLIMKFKVHAFVALVLVSLLTALATRIPTGDVIDTLLAGFGSTLASVALLVGLGAMIGKLLEVTGGAVVLADTMINRFGEKRAPLALGVASLLFGFPIFFDAGFVVFLPIIFSVARQFGGSVLIYALPSAGAFAVMHAFVPPHPGPVGAGDILGADIGLLVVVGLVIGIPTWFISCYLFSQWIGRRVQVGIPSTFAGRKSEADDPRVEASDVDDADGPMGGGGSGATATGGTTTATDTATRTGPPKFSSVLALLLLPLVLILLNTGFNTLATAGAVDGDAGWLDWVTLLGQTPVALLITLLVAATVLSRERFSRSETEDLLNSSIGPVAAIILITGAGGMFGGVLRASGIGTALADSLESIGLPVIVAAFVIATCLRVAQGSATVALLTTAGLIAPAVEAADLSRLDVALVVIAIACGATVLSHVNDSGFWLVGRFLEMDVKTTLRTWTVMETLIGVVGFGIAWVLSGIV; the protein is encoded by the coding sequence GTGCCCGAAGTAGAGCCCGTCCTGGGCACCACGCCACTGCTGTTGATCGCGGTGGCCGCGGTGGCCGTGCTGCTCGTGCTGATCATGAAGTTCAAGGTCCACGCCTTCGTGGCGCTGGTGCTGGTGAGCCTGCTGACCGCGCTGGCGACCCGGATCCCCACCGGCGACGTCATCGACACCCTGCTGGCCGGGTTCGGCTCCACGCTCGCCAGCGTGGCGTTGCTCGTCGGTCTGGGCGCGATGATCGGCAAGCTGCTGGAGGTCACCGGCGGCGCCGTCGTGCTGGCCGACACGATGATCAACCGGTTCGGCGAGAAGCGGGCGCCCCTGGCGCTCGGCGTCGCCTCGCTGCTGTTCGGCTTCCCGATCTTCTTCGACGCCGGCTTCGTCGTGTTCCTGCCGATCATCTTCAGCGTCGCCCGGCAGTTCGGCGGGTCGGTGCTCATCTACGCGCTGCCCTCGGCGGGTGCCTTCGCGGTCATGCACGCGTTCGTGCCGCCGCACCCCGGCCCGGTGGGCGCCGGTGACATCCTCGGTGCCGACATCGGTCTGCTGGTCGTCGTCGGCCTGGTCATCGGGATCCCGACCTGGTTCATCTCCTGCTACCTGTTCAGCCAGTGGATCGGCCGCCGGGTCCAGGTCGGCATCCCCTCGACCTTCGCCGGGCGGAAGTCCGAGGCCGACGACCCGCGGGTCGAGGCCAGCGACGTGGACGACGCGGACGGTCCGATGGGCGGCGGCGGGAGCGGCGCCACGGCGACCGGAGGGACGACGACGGCCACCGACACCGCCACCCGGACCGGGCCGCCGAAGTTCTCCTCCGTGCTGGCGCTGCTGCTCCTGCCACTGGTGCTGATCCTGCTGAACACCGGCTTCAACACCCTGGCCACCGCCGGCGCGGTCGACGGCGACGCCGGCTGGCTGGACTGGGTGACCCTGCTGGGGCAGACCCCCGTGGCGCTGCTCATCACCCTGCTCGTCGCGGCCACCGTGCTCAGCCGCGAACGGTTCTCCCGCTCGGAGACCGAGGACCTGCTCAACTCCTCGATCGGCCCGGTCGCGGCGATCATCCTGATCACCGGCGCCGGTGGCATGTTCGGTGGGGTCCTGCGGGCCAGCGGCATCGGCACCGCGCTCGCCGACAGCCTCGAGTCCATCGGTCTGCCGGTGATCGTGGCCGCCTTCGTCATCGCCACCTGCCTGCGCGTGGCGCAGGGGTCGGCCACGGTGGCCCTGCTGACCACCGCCGGGCTGATCGCGCCGGCGGTCGAGGCCGCGGACCTCTCCCGGCTCGACGTCGCGCTCGTCGTCATCGCCATCGCCTGTGGCGCCACCGTGCTCTCCCACGTCAACGACTCGGGGTTCTGGCTGGTCGGCCGGTTCCTGGAGATGGACGTCAAGACCACGCTGCGCACCTGGACGGTCATGGAGACGCTGATCGGGGTCGTCGGCTTCGGCATCGCCTGGGTGCTCAGCGGCATCGTCTGA
- a CDS encoding S8 family peptidase produces the protein MLNSLPRRTLTGTAFTAAALTALVATGLGATAGTASAAPSGPRETYIVSLVPGSPAAAIAERAAQRFDGEVEHVYTAALSGFAVELPTAVADRLATLPGVAGVEKDAPVGLSATQSAATWGLDRTDQRALPLTGTYGYTATGAGVTAYVIDTGVRLTHGDFGGRAVSGYDAVDGGSADDCNGHGTHVAGTVGGTTHGVAKGVRLVAVRVLDCAGSGTNAGVIAGIDWVTAHHQPGQPAVANMSLGGGASTALDNAVARSIADGVTYAVAAGNGNAQGVPQNACNSSPARVAGALTVGATDRTDAPASFSNYGSCVDLFAPGVGITSDWYTGDTATSTISGTSMATPHVAGVAALHLQGNPAASPAAVGAAITAGTTRDAVRTTRTANNDLLFSAY, from the coding sequence GTGCTCAACTCCCTCCCCCGCCGGACCCTGACCGGCACGGCCTTCACCGCCGCAGCGCTGACCGCGCTCGTCGCCACCGGCCTCGGGGCCACCGCCGGCACCGCGTCCGCCGCGCCGTCCGGGCCCCGGGAGACCTACATCGTCAGCCTGGTGCCCGGCTCGCCCGCGGCCGCGATCGCCGAGCGGGCCGCCCAGCGGTTCGACGGTGAGGTCGAGCACGTCTACACCGCCGCGCTCAGCGGGTTCGCGGTCGAGCTGCCCACGGCCGTCGCCGACCGGCTGGCCACCCTCCCCGGCGTGGCCGGCGTCGAGAAGGACGCGCCGGTGGGGCTGAGCGCGACCCAGTCGGCGGCCACCTGGGGCCTGGACCGCACCGACCAGCGTGCGCTGCCGCTCACCGGCACCTACGGCTACACCGCCACCGGCGCCGGCGTCACCGCCTACGTCATCGACACCGGCGTCCGGCTCACCCACGGCGACTTCGGCGGCCGGGCGGTCTCCGGCTACGACGCGGTCGACGGCGGCAGCGCCGACGACTGCAACGGGCACGGCACCCACGTGGCCGGCACCGTCGGCGGCACCACCCACGGCGTGGCCAAGGGCGTGCGTCTGGTGGCCGTCCGGGTGCTGGACTGCGCAGGGAGCGGAACCAACGCGGGGGTCATCGCCGGCATCGACTGGGTCACCGCCCACCACCAGCCGGGGCAGCCGGCCGTGGCCAACATGAGCCTCGGTGGTGGCGCGAGCACCGCGCTGGACAACGCGGTGGCCCGCTCGATCGCCGACGGCGTCACCTACGCGGTGGCCGCGGGCAACGGCAACGCCCAGGGCGTGCCGCAGAACGCCTGCAACTCCTCACCCGCCCGGGTCGCCGGCGCCCTGACCGTCGGCGCGACGGACCGCACCGACGCCCCGGCGTCGTTCAGCAACTACGGCAGCTGCGTGGACCTGTTCGCCCCGGGCGTGGGGATCACCAGCGACTGGTACACCGGCGACACCGCGACCAGCACCATCAGCGGCACGTCGATGGCCACCCCGCACGTGGCCGGCGTCGCGGCGCTCCACCTGCAGGGCAACCCGGCCGCCTCCCCGGCGGCGGTGGGCGCGGCGATCACCGCCGGCACCACCCGGGACGCCGTCCGGACCACCCGGACGGCGAACAACGACCTGCTGTTCAGCGCCTACTGA
- a CDS encoding methyl-accepting chemotaxis protein, whose product MRRGIRTKVVALAVASIAVTAGVMVGVSSWQSSSFADETKADVADLTDQSISRITDGVYDVVATQGASTAAKVDSDLQVAGYVLQQSGGFALGSPTRNTVAWDAKNQVSGEVTPVALPRVEIGGQPLGKNADVAVPTPVVDGVQALVGGTATIFQRINPAGDMLRVATNVVGATGSRAIGTYIPAAGADGTPNAVVSAVLAGQTYRGTAYVVDSWYATAYQPLFDPAGQVVGMLYVGVKQENLPALRESLQNTTAGENGTLWVLGGTGDRTGTVLVSADGSADGTSLMEATDADGKTYVQELVAKAVTLQPGEQATVRYRDAETGGHTVQVAYYQPWDWVIVVDAQDSDFAGPVERLEQGRSSMTTGMVVAAVVIALVGALVALWLGRRLTEPLHALHRRMVEIADGEGDLTQRVDESTNDEVGELARAFNRFVDKVAGTIRDIGNCAGSLAISASGVARVADGLGERATRNRDQARSASQAASDISSGVTSAAAGAEQMGSAIREIARSASDASHVGQGAVELAASTETAIAALGTSSAEISDVVKVISAVAEQTNLLALNATIEAARAGEAGKGFAVVATEVKELAQEASRASEEIHQRVQSIQADTSAAVGSISQIVGVIREMNDHQTTIASAVEEQTAVTNELSRSVTSVADGAGSVTDVMTEVASDVDRTAADVETARASARELDQLSGELTRLINVFTV is encoded by the coding sequence GTGCGCAGGGGCATCAGGACCAAGGTGGTCGCACTGGCGGTGGCCAGCATCGCCGTCACCGCCGGGGTGATGGTGGGGGTGAGCAGCTGGCAGAGCAGCTCCTTCGCCGACGAGACGAAGGCCGACGTCGCCGACCTGACCGACCAGAGCATCAGCCGGATCACCGACGGCGTCTACGACGTCGTCGCCACCCAGGGCGCATCGACCGCGGCCAAGGTCGACAGCGACCTGCAGGTGGCCGGCTACGTCCTCCAGCAGTCCGGCGGCTTCGCCCTTGGCTCTCCCACCCGCAACACCGTCGCCTGGGACGCGAAGAACCAGGTCAGCGGTGAGGTCACCCCCGTCGCGCTCCCCCGCGTCGAGATCGGTGGCCAGCCGCTGGGCAAGAACGCCGACGTCGCCGTCCCCACCCCCGTGGTCGACGGGGTGCAGGCCCTCGTCGGCGGCACCGCCACCATCTTCCAGCGGATCAACCCGGCCGGCGACATGCTGCGGGTGGCCACCAACGTGGTCGGCGCCACCGGCAGCCGCGCGATCGGCACCTACATCCCGGCCGCCGGCGCCGACGGCACGCCGAACGCGGTGGTCTCCGCCGTCCTGGCCGGGCAGACCTACCGCGGCACGGCGTACGTCGTCGACTCCTGGTACGCGACCGCTTACCAGCCGCTGTTCGACCCCGCCGGCCAGGTGGTCGGCATGCTCTACGTGGGCGTCAAGCAGGAGAACCTGCCGGCGCTGCGCGAGAGCCTGCAGAACACCACCGCCGGGGAGAACGGCACCCTGTGGGTGCTGGGCGGCACCGGCGACCGCACCGGCACCGTGCTGGTCAGCGCGGACGGCAGCGCCGACGGCACCTCGCTGATGGAGGCGACGGACGCCGACGGGAAGACCTACGTCCAGGAGCTCGTGGCGAAGGCGGTGACGCTGCAGCCGGGCGAGCAGGCGACCGTCCGCTACCGGGACGCCGAGACCGGCGGGCACACCGTGCAGGTCGCCTACTACCAGCCCTGGGACTGGGTGATCGTCGTCGACGCGCAGGACAGCGACTTCGCCGGCCCGGTGGAGCGGCTGGAGCAGGGGCGGTCGTCGATGACGACCGGGATGGTCGTCGCGGCCGTCGTCATCGCGCTCGTCGGTGCCCTCGTGGCGTTGTGGCTGGGGCGCCGGCTCACCGAGCCGCTGCACGCGCTGCACCGCCGGATGGTCGAGATCGCCGACGGCGAGGGCGACCTGACGCAGCGGGTCGACGAGTCGACCAACGACGAGGTCGGCGAGCTGGCCCGGGCGTTCAACCGGTTCGTGGACAAGGTGGCCGGCACCATCCGGGACATCGGCAACTGCGCCGGGTCGCTGGCCATCTCCGCCTCCGGCGTGGCCCGGGTGGCCGACGGGCTGGGCGAGCGGGCGACCCGCAACCGCGACCAGGCCCGCAGCGCGTCCCAGGCGGCCTCGGACATCAGCTCCGGCGTCACCTCGGCCGCGGCCGGCGCCGAGCAGATGGGCTCGGCGATCCGCGAGATCGCCCGCAGCGCCAGCGACGCCAGCCACGTCGGCCAGGGCGCCGTCGAGCTGGCCGCCAGCACCGAGACGGCGATCGCCGCACTGGGCACCAGCTCGGCAGAGATCAGCGACGTCGTCAAGGTCATCTCGGCCGTCGCCGAGCAGACCAACCTGCTGGCGCTCAACGCCACCATCGAGGCGGCCCGGGCCGGGGAGGCCGGCAAGGGCTTCGCCGTCGTCGCCACCGAGGTCAAGGAGCTGGCCCAGGAGGCGTCGCGGGCCAGCGAGGAGATCCACCAGCGGGTGCAGTCGATCCAGGCCGACACCAGCGCGGCGGTGGGCTCGATCAGCCAGATCGTCGGGGTCATCCGCGAGATGAACGACCACCAGACCACGATCGCCAGCGCGGTCGAGGAGCAGACCGCGGTCACCAACGAGCTGTCCCGCAGCGTCACCTCGGTGGCCGACGGCGCGGGCTCGGTGACCGACGTGATGACCGAGGTCGCCTCCGACGTCGACCGGACCGCGGCCGACGTGGAGACCGCCCGCGCCTCGGCGCGCGAGCTGGACCAGCTCTCCGGTGAGCTGACCCGGCTGATCAACGTCTTCACCGTCTGA
- a CDS encoding antibiotic biosynthesis monooxygenase encodes MFAVVYRWRLRPGSEERFRDGWERVTRAISAGCGSHGSRLHRADDGTWVAYARWPDAATRERCTFDEPEGERLMAESVVERFPELTLELVSHLLAEPPTTG; translated from the coding sequence GTGTTCGCGGTGGTCTACCGGTGGCGGCTGCGGCCGGGCAGCGAAGAACGGTTCCGGGACGGCTGGGAGCGGGTGACCCGGGCGATCTCCGCCGGCTGCGGCAGTCACGGCTCACGGCTGCACCGCGCGGACGACGGCACCTGGGTGGCCTACGCCCGGTGGCCCGACGCGGCGACCCGCGAGCGCTGCACCTTCGACGAGCCGGAGGGGGAACGGCTCATGGCGGAGTCGGTGGTCGAGCGGTTCCCCGAGCTGACCCTGGAACTGGTCAGCCACCTGCTGGCCGAGCCGCCCACCACCGGCTGA
- a CDS encoding RidA family protein — MTAGIELVRLPDLAAVPYAYAAVTDPGRMVVTAGACPLDADGAVVAEGDVAGQARQVMANLVATLTAAGAALTDVLKTTVYVATTDRADLDRAWDVVRAAFGEHDAPSTLVGVTVLGYPGQLVEVEALAVRDSWQEPGPPDDVPLP; from the coding sequence GTGACCGCGGGGATCGAGCTCGTCCGCCTGCCCGACCTCGCCGCCGTCCCGTACGCGTACGCGGCCGTGACCGACCCCGGCCGGATGGTGGTGACCGCGGGCGCCTGCCCGCTGGACGCCGACGGGGCCGTCGTCGCCGAGGGGGACGTCGCCGGGCAGGCCCGCCAGGTGATGGCCAACCTGGTCGCCACGCTCACGGCGGCCGGCGCCGCGCTGACCGACGTCCTCAAGACGACCGTCTACGTGGCCACCACCGACCGGGCCGACCTCGACCGGGCGTGGGACGTCGTGCGCGCGGCGTTCGGCGAGCACGACGCGCCCAGCACCCTGGTCGGGGTCACCGTCCTCGGGTACCCCGGGCAACTGGTCGAGGTGGAGGCCCTGGCGGTGCGGGACAGCTGGCAGGAGCCGGGGCCGCCGGACGACGTCCCTCTACCGTGA
- a CDS encoding threonine aldolase family protein produces the protein MTAADVTGADTAGAVDLRSDTVTRPTAGMLRAMTTAPVGDDVYVEDPTVNALEERVADLFGHEAALFVPSGTMGNQIGLRLVCEPGQEVVGDADAHVFTYELGAAAALFGLSSRTVVTGGPLSADQLIAQVRPKDDWHVTSTAAIAVENTHNRGGGLVQPLGELQALFGWTREHDVAVHLDGARIWNAHVAAGVPLATYGRLADTASVCLSKGLGAPVGSVLVADAERIAAGRLWRKRLGGGMRQAGVLAAAGLYALDHHLERLAEDHAHARLLAERLGVDPAGVPTNMVVVDDVPAAEVAAAARAQGVLVGQVSGRRIRLVTHLDVDRAGVERAAKVLSQVIGELTGR, from the coding sequence GTGACGGCGGCTGACGTGACGGGTGCGGACACGGCGGGCGCCGTCGACCTCCGGTCGGACACCGTCACCCGGCCCACCGCCGGGATGCTGCGGGCGATGACGACGGCGCCGGTCGGCGACGACGTCTACGTCGAGGACCCGACGGTCAACGCCCTGGAGGAGCGGGTCGCCGACCTGTTCGGGCACGAGGCCGCGCTCTTCGTCCCCTCCGGCACGATGGGCAACCAGATCGGCCTGCGGCTGGTCTGCGAGCCCGGCCAGGAGGTCGTCGGGGACGCCGACGCGCACGTGTTCACCTACGAGCTGGGCGCGGCCGCGGCGCTGTTCGGGCTGAGCAGCCGCACCGTGGTCACCGGCGGGCCGCTGTCGGCCGACCAGCTGATCGCCCAGGTGCGCCCCAAGGACGACTGGCACGTCACCTCCACCGCGGCGATCGCGGTCGAGAACACGCACAACCGCGGCGGTGGCCTGGTGCAGCCGCTCGGTGAGCTGCAGGCGCTGTTCGGCTGGACCCGCGAGCACGACGTCGCCGTGCACCTCGACGGCGCCCGCATCTGGAACGCGCACGTCGCCGCCGGCGTCCCGCTGGCCACCTACGGCCGGCTGGCCGACACCGCCTCGGTCTGCCTGTCCAAGGGGCTGGGCGCCCCGGTCGGCTCGGTGCTGGTCGCCGACGCCGAGCGGATCGCGGCCGGCCGGCTCTGGCGCAAGCGCCTGGGTGGGGGCATGCGCCAGGCCGGGGTGCTCGCCGCCGCCGGGCTGTACGCGCTGGACCACCACCTGGAGCGGCTGGCGGAGGACCACGCGCACGCGCGGCTGCTGGCCGAGCGGCTGGGGGTCGACCCCGCCGGGGTGCCGACCAACATGGTCGTGGTCGACGACGTCCCCGCCGCCGAGGTCGCCGCGGCCGCTCGGGCGCAGGGCGTGCTGGTCGGGCAGGTGAGCGGCCGGCGGATCCGGCTGGTCACCCACCTGGACGTCGACCGGGCCGGGGTGGAGCGCGCGGCGAAGGTGCTCAGCCAGGTCATCGGCGAGCTCACGGGGCGCTGA
- a CDS encoding polyadenylate-specific 3'-exoribonuclease AS codes for MRRYFYDTEFIEDGTTIDLVSIGVVDETGREFYAVSTEFDPDRAVPWVRRNVLDQLPSPADKAWRSRERIRDDLLSFLTAPGEEIELWAWFAAYDHVALCQLWGAMPALPRPIPRFTRELRQRWDDAGKPALPPKPAGTHDALVDARYNLTRWHVIEAAGR; via the coding sequence GTGCGCCGGTACTTCTACGACACCGAGTTCATCGAGGACGGGACCACCATCGACCTGGTGTCGATCGGGGTGGTCGACGAGACCGGCCGCGAGTTCTACGCGGTGAGCACCGAGTTCGACCCCGACCGGGCCGTCCCCTGGGTCCGCCGCAACGTGCTGGACCAGCTCCCGTCCCCGGCCGACAAGGCCTGGCGCAGCCGGGAGCGGATCCGGGACGACCTGCTCTCCTTCCTCACCGCGCCGGGGGAGGAGATCGAGCTGTGGGCCTGGTTCGCCGCCTACGACCACGTCGCGCTGTGCCAGCTGTGGGGCGCCATGCCCGCCTTGCCCCGGCCGATCCCGCGGTTCACCCGCGAGCTGCGGCAGCGGTGGGACGACGCCGGGAAGCCGGCGCTCCCGCCCAAGCCCGCCGGCACCCACGACGCCCTCGTCGACGCCCGCTACAACCTGACCCGCTGGCACGTGATCGAGGCCGCCGGGCGGTGA
- a CDS encoding cation:proton antiporter — protein METLVLVVVGLLAIAGATALGARIGVAAPLLLVGAGIAVGALPAVPDIELDPEWILAGVLPPLLYSTAVGMPTMDMRRDFGAISGLSVALVGLTSLLLGVFFAWAVPGLGLAWGIALGAVVSPTDAVATAIAKRLGAPHRVVAVLEGESLLNDATALVLLRTAIAGAAASVTVWEVVGDFLVAVVGATAVGLAVGHAALAVRARVRDVAVSTVLSFTVPFLASVPAEEIGASGLVAAVVAGLVAGHTGPRALSPQQRLADAQNWRTVELVLEGAVFLTMGLQFAGVVTDVRADHAGAGTAVALAAGALLITLAVRALYVVPLLAGLRRRAARGARLKPRFTELHAQLADPAASAPLGRGGRPRSARWLEQARTRLRRGLADIDALLAQPLTWRDGGVVVWAGMRGVVTVAAAQTLPQDTPARSLLVLVAFLVATGSLLLQGGSLPAVVARLGAGRGAAGDGDEAEAARLRTLLSEVAVATPHVGDGRPELAVLRAQRRALLDARDDGTFSAATLTRALAVVDADQIRLELRTGPPARPAPAGAGEWSTGE, from the coding sequence GTGGAGACGCTGGTGCTGGTCGTGGTGGGGCTGCTGGCGATCGCCGGCGCCACGGCCCTGGGCGCACGGATCGGCGTGGCCGCGCCCCTGCTCCTGGTCGGTGCGGGCATCGCGGTCGGCGCACTGCCGGCGGTGCCGGACATCGAGCTGGACCCCGAGTGGATCCTCGCCGGGGTCCTCCCGCCGTTGCTCTACTCCACCGCCGTCGGCATGCCGACGATGGACATGCGCCGCGACTTCGGCGCGATCAGCGGCCTGTCCGTGGCCCTGGTCGGGCTCACCTCGCTCCTGCTCGGGGTCTTCTTCGCCTGGGCGGTGCCCGGGCTGGGGCTGGCCTGGGGCATCGCCCTGGGGGCCGTGGTCAGCCCGACCGACGCCGTGGCCACCGCGATCGCCAAGCGCCTCGGCGCCCCGCACCGGGTGGTCGCCGTCCTGGAGGGCGAGAGCCTGCTCAACGACGCGACGGCCCTGGTGCTCCTGCGGACGGCGATCGCCGGCGCCGCCGCGTCGGTGACGGTCTGGGAGGTGGTGGGCGACTTCCTCGTCGCGGTCGTCGGGGCCACCGCCGTCGGGCTCGCCGTCGGCCACGCGGCGCTGGCGGTCCGCGCCCGGGTGCGCGACGTCGCCGTCAGCACGGTGCTGTCGTTCACGGTGCCGTTCCTGGCCTCGGTGCCCGCCGAGGAGATCGGCGCGTCCGGCCTGGTCGCCGCCGTCGTCGCCGGGCTGGTCGCCGGGCACACCGGTCCCCGGGCGCTGTCGCCGCAGCAGCGGCTCGCCGACGCGCAGAACTGGCGCACCGTGGAGCTCGTGCTGGAGGGCGCCGTCTTCCTCACCATGGGGCTGCAGTTCGCCGGCGTCGTGACCGACGTGCGCGCCGACCACGCCGGCGCCGGGACCGCGGTCGCCCTCGCGGCCGGCGCGCTGCTCATCACGCTCGCAGTGCGCGCGCTGTACGTCGTGCCGCTGCTGGCCGGGCTGCGCCGGCGGGCCGCCCGCGGCGCCCGGCTCAAGCCGCGTTTCACCGAGCTGCACGCCCAGCTCGCCGACCCGGCGGCGTCGGCCCCGCTGGGCCGCGGCGGCCGGCCGCGGTCGGCCCGGTGGCTGGAGCAGGCCCGCACCCGGCTGCGGCGCGGCCTGGCCGACATCGACGCCCTGCTGGCCCAGCCGCTGACCTGGCGGGACGGCGGCGTCGTCGTGTGGGCGGGCATGCGCGGGGTGGTCACGGTCGCCGCCGCGCAGACCCTGCCGCAGGACACCCCCGCACGCTCGCTGCTGGTGCTGGTCGCGTTCCTCGTCGCGACCGGCTCGCTGCTGCTGCAGGGCGGTTCGCTGCCCGCGGTGGTCGCCCGGCTCGGCGCCGGTCGTGGGGCGGCCGGGGACGGCGACGAGGCGGAGGCCGCCCGGCTGCGCACCCTGCTGTCCGAGGTCGCGGTCGCCACCCCGCACGTCGGCGACGGCCGCCCGGAGCTCGCGGTCCTCCGCGCGCAGCGGCGGGCGCTGCTGGACGCCCGGGACGACGGGACGTTCAGCGCCGCCACGCTGACCCGGGCGCTCGCCGTCGTCGACGCCGACCAGATCCGGCTCGAGCTGCGGACCGGCCCGCCGGCCCGACCGGCCCCGGCCGGAGCCGGCGAGTGGTCAACCGGCGAGTGA